The following is a genomic window from Argopecten irradians isolate NY unplaced genomic scaffold, Ai_NY scaffold_0259, whole genome shotgun sequence.
acattagtgatacagttgctggcttgatcacaactgatgacatactactctgtaaatagtgtacattagtgatacagttgctgacttgatcacaactgatgacatactactctgtaaatagtgtacattagtgatacagttgctggcttgatcacaactgatggcatactactctgtaaatagtgtacgTTAGTTatacagttgctggcttgatcacaactgatgacatactactctgtaaatggtgtacattagtgatacagttaCTGGCTTGATTGATACactgtaaatagtgtacattacTGATACAGTTGCTGGCATCCAACTGATGgacatactactctgtaaatagtgtacattagtgtgatacagttgttgacttgatcacaactgatgacatactactactctgtaaatagtgttacattagtgatacagttgctggcttgatcacaactgatgacatactactctgttaaatagtgtacattagtgatacagttgctggcCTGATTTCCAACTGATACATACTAACTCTGTAAATAagtgtacattagtgatacagttgctgcTTGATCACAACTGATGGACATACTAAACTCTGaaaatagtgtacattagtgaaCACAGTTCGCTGGCTTGATTACAACTGATGACAttactactctgtaaatagtgtcattagtgatacagttgctggcttgattacaactgatgacatactctcctactctgtaaatagtgtacattagtgataTAGTTTGCTGGCTTGATCACAACTGATGACaatactactctgtaaatagtgtacattagtgatacagttgctggcttgatcacaactgatagacatactactctgtaaatagtgttacattagtgatacagttgctggcttgatGGCAAACTATACTCTGTAAATAATGagtgatacagttgctggcttgatcacaactgatggcatactactctgtaaatagtgtacattagtgatacagttgctggcttgatcacaactgatggcatactactctgtaaatagtgtacattagtgaaacagttgctggcttgatcacaactgatgacatactactctgtaaatagtgtacattagtgatacagttgctggcttgattacaactgatgacatactactctgtaaatagtgtacattagtgatacagttgctggcttgatcacaactgatgatgacatactactctgtaaatagtgtacattagtgatacagttgctgcttgatcacaactgatgacatactactctgtaaatagtgtacattagtgatacagttgctggcttgatcacaactgatggcatactactctgtaaatagtgtacattagtgatacagttgctggctGATCGATAACAACTGATgcatactactctgtaaatagtgtacattagtgatacagttgctggcttgattacaactgatgacatactactctgtaaatagtgtacattagtgatacagttgctgcttgatcacaactgatggcatactactctgtaaatagtgtacattagtgatacagttgctggcttgattCACAACTGATGgacatactactctgtaaatagtgtacattagtgatacagttgctggcttgatcacaactgatggcatactactctgtaaatagtgtacattagtgatacagttgctggcttgatcacaactgatgacatactactctgtaaatagtgtacattagtgatacagtttGCTTGGCTTGATCACAACTGATGACATACTACTcttaaatagtgtacattatgATACAGTTGCTGACTTGATCACAACTGATGACATACTACTCTTGCCTGTTGCATATCACTGatttatatccacccctgagaCTATGTGAAAGAAAAGCTGAAGGCATTTTAAATTAACAAGAGCTTCACTCACCTTCATAGCCAAACATGAATACATGCATTGTACTGTTACAGTATAATTGATCAAccaatttcttttaatttgcACTGACAGCACGTCAAAGGACcaacatattttttctcatctttacatttataacaataGTTGCTACACACAGAGTCTCCAGTATTGCTTTCAATgacagtccaggggtggatataagtATACCTTGTTAGCGATAGCAACCCTGGAGATCAAGAATGATAAGTAGTATGACTATTCTAAGGTTTGTTTTTAATGCTTTATTAATGTCAAATTGTTGTTATCAATGTCAAATTGATATCATTAATGTCAAATGCTATTATTAATGTCAAATTGCTATTATTAATGTCAAATTTATCAATGTCAAATTGCTATTATTAATGTCAAATTGCTATTATTAATGTCAGATTGTTATTATTAATGTCAATTGTTATTATTAAGTCAGATGTTATATTAAtgtcaaattattatttttgtcaatttttattttcagatctGTATTAGCTGCTGCTTGTGAAGGGAAGAGCATTCTTTTGTTTGATCCCTTCAATGGAAAATTATCTGGCTACAAAGAAAAGGCCCACCTTGACTGTGTCAACTGTGTTAAGTATGTATATTATTGGTACCAGTATTCTACATGTTGATAGTTGGCTCACTGACTAAAGACCCATCATTTAATCTTGTAACAGTTAAAATTCTGAATAAATGGCACAGCTACTGCATATTCAAATATATCCTTGTACATAGTCAAGGTATTATCCTTCTGATTCCGTTTGAGATTATGGCCATTTTTGAGTCTCACTCGATCATCAATATAGAAGGGTTATAACAATTTCATGTATAGGTAGAAACATGCTtttcagtacatgtacatataaatgaaTCAATGGGTTtttgtaacatttaaaaaaCTGTAACCTTTTACAAATTATAATGTCAGTATCTGCGAAGCCTATAAGCCATGACAACCAATCATAGCACATTGACGACAACATTTGATTTAACTAAGTACTACAAACTGTACTACAAACtatgtgtgatttactttagCGAATTTCATGATCTGACGATCTTGATATGAAGGAAGTTTAGTTACTTAATTGGTTACATGTTAACCAATCTCACcctaaaaattattttacagtaaaGAACCAATTTAGCAAAGTTTTAGACATTTCTGGGCAATGATAAATACTGGAATGAATACATGAGTACTATTAGTAGTCTATtactatttcaatattgcaGGTTCCTTGATACCAGAGTGTTAGCTACATGTTCAGATGACAGTACTATAGCCCTGTGGGATACCCGCTACCTAAAATACAAACTTCAGAATCTGAATGGTCACTCAAGCTGGGTAAAGAATGTGGAGTATGCCAGCAACAAAGACCTGCTACTATCCTCAGGGTTTGATGGCAGCATTTTCACATGGGATATCAACAGGTTACTATATAAGCTTTTAATATTGAAACTTGCAAGTGTCTGTCAAGTACAGGatatattccgaatttgcatattacagagttatctgcacttgcgggtaggtattgatagtgacgtcatgtgtttgcaagagtaacgtcatacttttcggagaaaacgacgtgaattgagctcacaaaacaatgacgtaacaatcgatacctacccactaatatgcaaagacggaataagtgTATGTCAACTCAAAAGATGGATTTTGGCTGACCAGCACACTATTGCCAACTGCTGATCAGTCCAAATGTTGCATACTAAAAGTCACTTTGGCAATCTTATGTTTAAAGCATTAACTTGAGGTTGACaaactgttttaaatatcttatCTTTCATACAGTAATTAGCTACacagtaatatatatttctatatttgagGCAGCATACTGTATTTGTATGATTCTTCATGCAGATTCTACATGACAGCACATCATGAAATAAGCAGATTTTGATGGAGGTCACATAATAGAACAAATATTTACGTTACAACACCAAACTATTTCTTTTTAGTTAGATGTCAAACTCTATACTATCAGGGTTATATGCATATACATAACACTGTCTGTAGGGTGGTGGTTTATTTCTGAGAACTCTCATTTTTTTCACCCATTGATCTTGGCATATACTGTCAGCCTGTACAGGAGACAATAtttagagagagagaaaaaatgataattatgaaCAATTTTTTAATGTACCTGGTAAGATTTTCATACATACCGATGCATATACAGTTTCATcccatacaatgtatttgaattGGTGGACAGATTTACAACTTGTTGAATAAAATGGTCTCTTTTTCTTGTTGTAGTTACTCTGAAGAGGGTGCTAAAGGAAAGAAAGTGTTTAATTATAAACCGCTGATGAGGTCAAAGTTGAGCCCAGATGGAACAAAGCTCTTTGTGTCAACTGACAATGGAAACATACTTTTAATTCATAACCTCGACCTTTCAACATTAGCTGAGGATCTTGTCATATTTTCTCCCTACCAATTTAGACAGGTGATAGAGAATCACGCAGCTGCAGGTCTGGATAAAAAACGGAACAGGATTGAGGTGATCAATGACTGGCCGATGGGGAACAAGGCTAGTGTTATAGCATCACTACAGGTAAGTTTTGTATCATCATATGTAATATTACCGAATTGGTCATGGATCTTCAGCCATACTCTGGGCAATGGTTGATTAGTAAGTAAGTTATGattgaatgaaatatatttgagaaaaaaatagtttgcaTTCAGAACTTTCACATTGTGATTATGTTCATACTTGCCAACTCTCCATATTTAAGAAGGAGACTCCTGATTTTGAACCCCCATTTTAGGCCATTTTAGCAAGTCcaaattctttaatatttaaaatgtcaaaaatcttACTATACCATCAGAAAGAACAggtcaaaatatgcaaaacacAACCTTAAATTTCATCATAAGAGGGTTACTATGTAGATTTTCTTTAGGTTAAAAATTTAAACATGTAAAATTACCCCCATGGGAATTTCAAAAAGTTGACAAGTATGTATGTTATCTTGATTTTTTCCAactgattttaatgaaatttgagGTGTTGGAAAAAGTGTCCTACGGAAATATAAAGATCATAATAATGGACAATCAGTCATAAATTCCAGTGCCTAAAAAGCGACCATTTTATACAGGGGTTGGGGTGTAAGACTGCTCTCATGGAATCATAATTGTGTTTTGTGTGATGTCATCAATGCATGCAGCATAACCATTGTGTACATTGTTGAGGACTTATCATTGGAAATTTCATCTCGACTGATCCTTGATTTTACATGATGCATTTCAAATCTCTACATAAATGTGGGTTGGAGTTAAACAAGCAGTCCAACTTCAGGTCTGCCTTTATATTAGATTCTTTATGATAAGCATTTTATATACGGTTTCAGGTCCATCCTCAGGGCTGGTGTGTACTCTCCAGGAATACAAGCCGAGACAGAAACTCTGAGGTATAGCTCCTGCATTCTCATCAAACTGAAAAAGGACTGCTTTCTTGTTTCTACTGAATTTACATACACAATTAGATATTGATATAGATTTAATGACTTTGATATTAGAGGCAAGGGAGACTGTCACAGAATTTAATCTTTTCTATATCTATCAGTATTGAAAATCACAATGTTATTATGTTTAAATTTATTAAAACTTTGATAAGATTTGGTTCTAAGTGTGCTAGTTTGCTAGCTGAAATTATCCAAATTTACAGGATGCACAATGTATTTCTTTTACAGTGGACTTGTATACATGATGTACAGGATACAAAAGAAGACAAAGAAGAATCCAGTGCCAAAGATTCCACAGATTCCAAGAAAACAAGGTGTTCCACCAGTTCTTCGTCATCAGCAGGACGACCTCGGCCATCCAGAGTGAGATGTTCAAATCAATCTGGTGCAACTAACAGCCAAAGGCGTAGGACAATGGAATCGGGTCGCCTAGGCGATGATAACCCTTCAAGAACTCGTATACACATCGATGGCTCCAGGAATTCTGTGAACATTTCAGGGACCAGAGTGTCCGCCCACATTTCCACCCCAAATCTGTCCAATTCCAGACAGGTATCAAATCTGTCGGAGAGTATTGATTCTCCAGACTCGCCAGTTTCTGATACAGGCAGTGATATTGGAGAGTCTGTAGTTGTACAGATGGACAGGGATTGTGACGAACCGCGGCCGCCAGCGGACGATGAACTTTCCGATCCAGATGTCGACGAAAACAGTAATTTAGATGATTCTGTGAACACGGATAGTCCTGATGAGCTTGAAGCCAGACGGGCCATTACTGATATTCTTACAATTGTGTTCGGTTCGGGCTCAAGAAGACAAGTATTCCAGTTTAATCACAGTGATGCAGTCCATGATGTGATGGAAGAAGAGAGTCAGTTACAATTCCCTAGTAAAAAACGACTGTTATATTATGCAGATGAACCAAATGTTGGGCGTGGTTTCATAAAAGAACTGTGCTTTAGTTCAAACGGACAAATGGTGTGCTCCCCATTTGGATTTGGAGTTCGACTACTTACATTTGACTCCCAGTGTAGCGAGCTTTGTGATGTTGTACCACAGACACCTGTAAAACTTTATGAACTAGGCTCTAGTATGTCTCATACCAATAATGTATTGACATGTAAATTCTCGCCAACTCAGCCCCTGCTGGTCACGGGCTGCCTCAGTGGTAGGGTGGTGTTTCATCAACCTGTactatgatgtcatcaatatgTACAATATAGTACGGTAAACCAACTTACTTATGCATGCCCTGGAATTTCACATATTGTACACACAGAATTTATGAAAATAGCAGAAATTAATCAAGGAAAATGATCAACTTCAAgtcaaatttaactttttaactgCAAAGTACATATGATTGATAATGATTCAGCTTCAAgtcaaatttaacttttttattttttattgtattaaaaaatcatcaaaataaattGCTGTGAATAAGTCGTTGGTATAAAAACCCAACATTAAGTTGCAGCAAATGTATGTTGGTTAACATTATTTCATTGCTGTATAATTTCTGTATTAAGTGTGTTAGAATTAAAAGATTAAAGTCAAGACTCTGTTCACGTGATTCAATAATAAGGTGAGGATTTCTAAGCATTTTCCTTTGTGTATTACtttgatatgtaaatgttaagtTTCTTGTTAATTTTTTCCCTAAGACAATAGGATGACAAGTATGATTGATACCATTCCAACTTGGTCAGAAGagtgatatttgtaaattttacgTATGCTTGAACTCATTTTTAACTTTAATCATATTTGAACTCTTTTTATTCCAATGTAGGAATAGTTCATTGAAATTGTTCAGATGTGAATGCGGAGTTTAAGTGTTGTGAACAAATGTTTCTCTTTTGTTGTTTTGGGAGCcactttttaattaatttaaaagttttacagtaaaatacatttataatgaacataattaaaacaaagaattcATGGTAACCGAGCTAAAAGGTGTAACATGTTATTTTCCATACGTcatcaaggttcctataagatatttGTTTAGGTGTATAACAATCTGTTTAAAATGAAGTAATTTCATTGGTCCTCaaaggttcgttataactgtgttttacattgtttttgtttgtacgGTGTGGATGCTGTgtatttttgatttgtttgatgATTGTACATGTGCTATAGtcatttaaacattatatgagaaCATTTATGACATAACTAGCCCTTTCATTCATGTCATACAGccatgatataaatatatcgtAAGAAACTGTAATAACActgttgtgacgtcacaggtaataatgacatcatacttGTCGCATTGTCTCGGTAGATGGAAAGGTCAAATTTGACACTGATTTTGACTCTCTTACATAAAAGCGAAATTAAAGGTGTTGTTTATTTCTCCATgaatactagttatgtgataaatagaatcttacatttgtggttacataatatgaaatttattaaactgattcaaatattttgtgtcattttatGTCATATCAAGTTACAGAACAGGTTTAATAAATTTCACTCATGTAAAATCCTCTGTGCGTCCGTTGTGTAAGAAGACCCCTATTTCAATTTCGTGTAGAGATTTTATTGTTgggatttttgttttgttttgaagcTGTCTTGTACCAGAATTAAAAGTAATCAAACATAATTTTGAGTTGTAATTGGTAAATATTATTGGAAATGAATAACTGCTTGGTGCATCAATCTTTACGTGTTACAGGGTTTCCTCCCTTACAGGTAGGtatgcattgtgacgtcattattttgtgagcaaatcATATGTCATTTTCTCATAGAAGAATGATGTTACACTTTTAaaaacatgacatcacaatcattaTCTACTCGCAAGGGCAGCAATATGCAACTACTGAGTATTAAACACAATTTTCTATTAAGGGAGATacaaaattcaatgaaaatacatgtatgcactGTATAGTAAATGATTTTCATCATTTACAGATCTATATAATACTTTCTTGTTGCcgtattataattacatatcatGTGAATATCTAATTTGATGCAACAGGATACATTGCAATATAATTACCTAAGGTGAATATGCAGTCAAAAAACCCCAGTCTAAATGCAGTCATTGACCTTCCAAAACCCATTATATACCAAAacgatggtcaagttctgcttttATTGTCTAGTTTTGTTGattgaaattattgaaaagCCCTTTGTAAATTTAGCATAGATCTAAAATTAAAttctgaaagcgaggctgcatggAAATGGCAACAGGGGTATAGCCAGCGGGGAAGATGTTATAGGATTtcttatataaattaatttcctcGCATGCAGAGTGATTTTGAagggaaattttatttttctattttataagaaattatactggatataacAACACCATTATTTTTTACCGACTTAAGCCTTCCCTTatccgactattcactttaatggaTTTATTGTTTTGTCTAAGTCATTTAAAGCATTGAA
Proteins encoded in this region:
- the LOC138312240 gene encoding DDB1- and CUL4-associated factor 10 homolog (The sequence of the model RefSeq protein was modified relative to this genomic sequence to represent the inferred CDS: added 245 bases not found in genome assembly); this translates as MESVGIYPSGVPLNRNKLLKAFCPWYWQSRRQLGFPNLPGESNQVTAGLYSSIKLLHSWEPSNSSLNTHHGGIFNFDFSPDGSVLAAACEGKSILLFDPFNGKLSGYKEKAHLDCVNCVKFLDTRVLATCSDDSTIALWDTRYLKYKLQNLNGHSSWVKNVEYASNKDLLLSSGFDGSIFTWDINSYSEEGAKGKKVFNYKPLMRSKLSPDGTKLFVSTDNGNILLIHNLDLSTLAEDLVIFSPYQFRQVIENHAAAGLDKKRNRIEVINDWPMGNKASVIASLQVHPQGWCVLSRNTSRDRNSEWTCIHDVQDTKEDKEESSAKDSTDSKKTRCSTSSSSSAGRPRPSRVRCSNQSGATNSQRRRTMESGRLGDDNPSRTRIHIDGSRNSVNISGTRVSAHISTPNLSNSRQVSNLSESIDSPDSPVSDTGSDIGESVVVQMDRDCDEPRPPADDELSDPDVDENSNLDDSVNTDSPDELEARRAITDILTIVFGSGSRRQVFQFNHSDAVHDVMEEESQLQFPSKKRLLYYADEPNVGRGFIKELCFSSNGQMVCSPFGFGVRLLTFDSQCSELCDVVPQTPVKLYELGSSMSHTNNVLTCKFSPTQPLLVTGCLSGRVVFHQPVL